From Cyclopterus lumpus isolate fCycLum1 chromosome 4, fCycLum1.pri, whole genome shotgun sequence, a single genomic window includes:
- the tab3 gene encoding TGF-beta-activated kinase 1 and MAP3K7-binding protein 3 isoform X2, with product MAQGGSQLDYHILQDLKQRFPEIPEGVVSQCLLQNNNNLDLCCHLLAQESNRYLYGEFHHSPEEGRLSRNHMLHISLGYPGSEAGKANGGAAGRSLVHSNSDSHIEPQRPSYPESLSAPATMAPSVGYNPFFMNDQSRSASTPTPPPTMQGMSPTYSPIPRYTMNPITVTLSQSSIPNVPQALQIPPGHYANSTNATLYIRPSPSQSPQPAPWSSSGVPVYQHQQSPYNTPTYGSPYSSPQHQVQPQPQPQPQPQHQQYVFLPISSPTLPSMPYHHQQQPAVYRPYHTKSSLKNQIEITLEGPRPRSNSPVHTPHPQGALYMATSPSPSSPSRGITMSGPSGPASFHPGMYLQHQGPTRPRPASSPQPGQSAYTFKIKVSPGGQAQRSLSSPPVAEAESLLNIVDQGEHNAAPAPILPISALPGNIVSQFQHMPRRSSSGSDDYAYTQALLLHQRARMERLMKELLMEKQKLDHLKADVNNMEYDALQRRFRRVNSTSLIPRPEEMTRLRSLNRQLQIDIDCTLKETDLLQSRALILKEPSPEADRVGSKVMDEAPSHCIQMQRSKMTYWSVTGPRPIQGCPSLGPCTVFG from the exons ATGGCACAGGGAGGCTCTCAGCTGGACTACCACATCCTGCAGGACCTCAAGCAGCGTTTCCCAGAGATCCCAGAGGGTGTAGTTTCACAGTGCCTTCtgcag AACAACAATAACCTGGATCTTTGCTGTCACCTGCTGGCTCAGGAGAGTAACAGATACCTGTATGGAGAGTTCCATCACAGTCCAGAGGAAGGGCGACTTAGTCGAAACCACATGCTACACATTAGCCTAGGATACCCAGGCTCAGAGGCAGGCAAGGCAaatggaggagcagcaggacgcTCCCTTGTGCACAGCAACAGTGACAGTCACATCGAACCCCAGCGGCCCAGCTATCCTGAGTCACTGTCGGCCCCCGCCACCATGGCCCCCTCCGTGGGTTACAATCCTTTCTTCATGAACGATCAGAGCCGCTCAGCTAGCACTCCCACTCCTCCACCCACAATGCAGGGAATGTCTCCCACATACTCCCCAATCCCACGTTACACTATGAACCCTATAACAGTCACACTTTCGCAAAGTAGTATACCCAATGTCCCGCAAGCTCTGCAGATTCCCCCTGGGCATTACGCTAACAGCACCAACGCCACCTTGTATATTCGACCCTCACCTTCCCAGAGCCCACAGCCAGCACCCTGGTCCTCCTCAGGGGTGCCTGTGTATCAGCATCAGCAGTCCCCCTACAATACTCCCACATATGGCTCGCCTTACAGCTCCCCACAGCATCAGGTCCAGCCCCAACCACAGCCCCAGCCCCAACCACAGCACCAGCAATATGTCTTCCTCCCTATTAGCTCCCCAACCCTTCCCAGCATGCCCTACCATCACCAGCAACAGCCAGCTGTGTACAGGCCCTACCACACAAAAAGCTCCCTGAAGAACCAGATAGAGATTACCCTGGAGGGTCCACGACCTCGCAGCAACTCACCTGTgcacacaccccacccccagGGAGCGCTTTATATGGCCACCAGCCCTTCGCCCAGCTCCCCTTCGAGGGGCATCACTATGAGTGGACCTTCAGGGCCGGCATCCTTCCACCCTGGGATgtacctgcagcatcagggccCTACAAGGCCTCGGCCTGCCTCCTCTCCTCAACCGGGCCAGTCAGCGTACACCTTCAAAATCAAAGTTTCCCCAGGTGGCCAGGCCCAGAGGTCACTCAGCTCACCTCCTGTGGCCGAAGCTGAGTCTCTTCTCAACATAGTAGACCAAGGGGAACACAACGCTGCCCCTGCACCCATCCTGCCCATCTCTGCTCTGCCAGGGAACATTGTCAGTCAGTTTCAACACATGCCACGACGTTCAAGCTCAGGCTCTGATGACTATGCCTACACACAAG CTCTCCTGCTCCACCAGCGGGCAAGGATGGAGCGTCTCATGAAGGAGCTGCTGATGGAGAAGCAGAAACTAGACCACCTGAAGGCCGATGTCAACAACATGGAATATGACGCCCTTCAAAGACGCTTTCGAAGAGTCAACTCCACCAGTCTTATTCCCAGA CCTGAAGAGATGACCCGATTGCGGAGTCTGAACAGACAGCTTCAGATTGATATCGACTGTACCCTGAAGGAGACGGATCTACTGCAGTCTAGag CATTGATCTTGAAAGAGCCAAGCCCAGAAGCAGACAGAGTTGGGTCCAAAGTGATGGACGAGGCTCCATCACACTGCATACAGATGCAGCGTTCTAAAATGACCTACTGGTCCGTGACAGGACCCAGGCCCATCCAAGGTTGCCCCTCATTGGGCCCATGCACAGTGTTCGGCTG A
- the mindy4 gene encoding probable ubiquitin carboxyl-terminal hydrolase MINDY-4, with translation MAVSVEEASSSVVREYLSRKGLRRTIACMDEELPRTESSVNNRSHLRQILNMEGLYRKNKAQLSPLKTLLEIIVKHQVEGLKDDQIPISKSDSLHYAQTTNLIANSPAVTPTLMSDSKTEDHTACVIGKDTNLWSDIGEICPSQPMHTSLLPETDRLSSQNKTGFRSHHSEDHKLQPLIASVQDNESFIRRESEKKTSTTESTQRSKMNRIRRGMIAGPIASTLQESNKKRQTRRLEGPQQLLRREEENKQSVDGLLVSGVHQKSSESGINSADCLGGQWESWSAPDNFEKVQQDIRTTTKVKSLTRPNGADLNVAEMVLDDIDDEDLRELSKVSIQRTVAERSFAGGPMDQHTAVELKVILIGSSLNCFNVEWRNQGFPFSEMHDLRYGIVQKKGGPCGVLASIQAFVLKKLLFENVESSNTGLQRLRPSNTTRRKCLALAAAEILWRAGEEKQATIAINSGRNHFTPTGQYKSEGVLEKITCFTVDNVKDLQYLLERHINQFETGVLGCILLTISAVLSRSIEKVRDDMDVPTTTLIGAHGYCTQELVNLLLCGRAVSNVFDNDMELDSGNGNMTLLKGVKGHCNVGLMSLFEHYNICKVGAYLKTPRYPIWVVCSESHFSVLFGLQRELLTNRCQSLEFELYYYDGLANQQEEIRLTVSVGESALSCHDADTDLIPPLEHCIRTRWKDAFVNWNDTEPIL, from the exons ATGGCCGTGTCCGTCGAAGAGGCGTCTTCGTCCGTTGTCCGGGAATACCTGAGCCGGAAG GGACTCAGGAGGACGATCGCTTGTATGGATGAAGAACTTCCGCGCACAGAATCCAGTGTCAACAACAGATCACATTTGAGGCAGATCCTCAACATGGAGGGTCTCTATAGAAAGAATAAA GCTCAGCTCTCCCCCCTGAAAACATTACTGGAGATTATTGTAAAGCATCAGGTTGAGGGCCTTAAGGATGACCAGATCCCCATCAGTAAAAGTGATTCCCTGCACTACGCTCAAACTACGAACTTGATTGCTAATTCTCCTGCAGTAACACCAACATTGATGAGTGACTCAAAGACAGAGGATCACACAGCTTGTGTAATCGGCAAAGACACCAACTTATG GTCTGATATAGGAGAGATCTGCCCGTCTCAACCGATGCATACATCATTATTGCCTGAGACGGATAGACTCTccagtcaaaataaaacaggtttCAGGTCTCATCACTCAGAAGATCATAAACTCCAGCCACTGATTGCTTCCGTCCAAGACAATGAGAGCTTCATCAGAAgagaatcagaaaaaaagacttccACCACTGAGAGCACCCAACGGAGCAAAATGAATCGAATTAGACGTGGCATGATTGCTGGACCAATAGCTAGCACACTTCAG gaatcaaacaaaaaaaggcagacTCGAAGGCTAGAAGGGCCCCAGCAGCTGctcagaagagaagaagaaaacaagcagTCTGTGGATGGACTTTTAGTGAGTGGCGTACATCAAAAAAGCTCAGAGAGCGGAATCAATTCAGCTGACTGCTTAGGAGGGCAATGGGAGTCGTGGAGTGCACCAGACAACTTTGAAAAAGTGCAACAAGACATACGGACAACTACAAA aGTAAAGTCTTTGACCAGGCCAAATGGGGCTGATTTGAATGTGGCTGAGATGGTTTTAG ATGACATCGATGATGAGGATCTGCGAGAACTCTCCAAAGTGTCCATCCAGAGAACTGTCGCAGAGCGTAGCTTCGCGGGCGGCCCGATGGACCAACACACTGCCGTG GAGTTGAAAGTGATTCTGATTGGTTCCAGCCTGAATTGTTTCAATGTTGAGTGGAGGAATCAAGGTTTCCCATTCTCAGAAATGCACGACCTGAGATATGGAATTGTGCAGAAAAAG gGGGGTCCTTGTGGAGTTCTGGCATCCATCCAAGCCTTTGTTCTAAAGAAACTGCTATTTGAAAACGTTGAAAGCAGTAACACAGGCCTTCA GAGGTTAAGACCTTCCAACACAACCAGAAGAAAGTGTTTGGCTTTAGCGGCGGCTGAAATACTGTGGAGGGCTGGCGAGGAAAAACAAGCCACAATTGCAAT aaattcCGGGAGAAATCATTTCACCCCAACTGGACAATACAAATCTGAAGGAGTGCTTGAAAAG ATAACATGTTTCACGGTGGATAACGTCAAAGACCTGCAGTATCTTCTGGAGCGGCATATCAATCAG TTTGAGACCGGGGTGTTGGGATGCATCCTACTCACCATATCTGCAGTTCTCTCTCGATCCATTGAAAA AGTAAGGGACGATATGGACGTGCCCACCACCACACTCATCGGAGCCCACGGCTACTGCACTCAG GAGCTGGTCAACCTGTTGCTCTGCGGCAGAGCAGTTTCTAATGTCTTCGACAATGACATGGAGTTGGACTCAGGCAATGGCAACATGACTCTACTGAAGGGAGTCAAAGGCCACTGTAACGTTGGCCTGATGTCCTTGTTTGAACACTATAACATCTGTAAG gtAGGAGCTTACCTGAAGACTCCCCGTTACCCCATTTGGGTGGTCTGCAGTGAAAGCCACTTCAGCGTGCTGTTTGGCCTGCAGAGGGAGCTGTTGACCAATCGGTGCCAAAGCCTGGAGTTTGAACTCTACTATTATGATGGACTGGCCAATCAACAGGAGGAGATCCGCCTCACTGTCT CTGTTGGCGAATCGGCCCTGAGCTGTCATGATGCCGACACAGATCTCATTCCTCCACTGGAGCACTGTATCCGAACAAG gtgGAAAGATGCATTTGTCAATTGGAATGACACGGAGCCTATTCTCTGA
- the tab3 gene encoding TGF-beta-activated kinase 1 and MAP3K7-binding protein 3 isoform X1, translating into MAQGGSQLDYHILQDLKQRFPEIPEGVVSQCLLQNNNNLDLCCHLLAQESNRYLYGEFHHSPEEGRLSRNHMLHISLGYPGSEAGKANGGAAGRSLVHSNSDSHIEPQRPSYPESLSAPATMAPSVGYNPFFMNDQSRSASTPTPPPTMQGMSPTYSPIPRYTMNPITVTLSQSSIPNVPQALQIPPGHYANSTNATLYIRPSPSQSPQPAPWSSSGVPVYQHQQSPYNTPTYGSPYSSPQHQVQPQPQPQPQPQHQQYVFLPISSPTLPSMPYHHQQQPAVYRPYHTKSSLKNQIEITLEGPRPRSNSPVHTPHPQGALYMATSPSPSSPSRGITMSGPSGPASFHPGMYLQHQGPTRPRPASSPQPGQSAYTFKIKVSPGGQAQRSLSSPPVAEAESLLNIVDQGEHNAAPAPILPISALPGNIVSQFQHMPRRSSSGSDDYAYTQALLLHQRARMERLMKELLMEKQKLDHLKADVNNMEYDALQRRFRRVNSTSLIPRPEEMTRLRSLNRQLQIDIDCTLKETDLLQSRGKFDPKAINNFYDNIQPGPVVPPKPGRKGNQGPKPVPEPQRDEDFEGAQWNCESCTFLNHPALNRCEQCEMPRYT; encoded by the exons ATGGCACAGGGAGGCTCTCAGCTGGACTACCACATCCTGCAGGACCTCAAGCAGCGTTTCCCAGAGATCCCAGAGGGTGTAGTTTCACAGTGCCTTCtgcag AACAACAATAACCTGGATCTTTGCTGTCACCTGCTGGCTCAGGAGAGTAACAGATACCTGTATGGAGAGTTCCATCACAGTCCAGAGGAAGGGCGACTTAGTCGAAACCACATGCTACACATTAGCCTAGGATACCCAGGCTCAGAGGCAGGCAAGGCAaatggaggagcagcaggacgcTCCCTTGTGCACAGCAACAGTGACAGTCACATCGAACCCCAGCGGCCCAGCTATCCTGAGTCACTGTCGGCCCCCGCCACCATGGCCCCCTCCGTGGGTTACAATCCTTTCTTCATGAACGATCAGAGCCGCTCAGCTAGCACTCCCACTCCTCCACCCACAATGCAGGGAATGTCTCCCACATACTCCCCAATCCCACGTTACACTATGAACCCTATAACAGTCACACTTTCGCAAAGTAGTATACCCAATGTCCCGCAAGCTCTGCAGATTCCCCCTGGGCATTACGCTAACAGCACCAACGCCACCTTGTATATTCGACCCTCACCTTCCCAGAGCCCACAGCCAGCACCCTGGTCCTCCTCAGGGGTGCCTGTGTATCAGCATCAGCAGTCCCCCTACAATACTCCCACATATGGCTCGCCTTACAGCTCCCCACAGCATCAGGTCCAGCCCCAACCACAGCCCCAGCCCCAACCACAGCACCAGCAATATGTCTTCCTCCCTATTAGCTCCCCAACCCTTCCCAGCATGCCCTACCATCACCAGCAACAGCCAGCTGTGTACAGGCCCTACCACACAAAAAGCTCCCTGAAGAACCAGATAGAGATTACCCTGGAGGGTCCACGACCTCGCAGCAACTCACCTGTgcacacaccccacccccagGGAGCGCTTTATATGGCCACCAGCCCTTCGCCCAGCTCCCCTTCGAGGGGCATCACTATGAGTGGACCTTCAGGGCCGGCATCCTTCCACCCTGGGATgtacctgcagcatcagggccCTACAAGGCCTCGGCCTGCCTCCTCTCCTCAACCGGGCCAGTCAGCGTACACCTTCAAAATCAAAGTTTCCCCAGGTGGCCAGGCCCAGAGGTCACTCAGCTCACCTCCTGTGGCCGAAGCTGAGTCTCTTCTCAACATAGTAGACCAAGGGGAACACAACGCTGCCCCTGCACCCATCCTGCCCATCTCTGCTCTGCCAGGGAACATTGTCAGTCAGTTTCAACACATGCCACGACGTTCAAGCTCAGGCTCTGATGACTATGCCTACACACAAG CTCTCCTGCTCCACCAGCGGGCAAGGATGGAGCGTCTCATGAAGGAGCTGCTGATGGAGAAGCAGAAACTAGACCACCTGAAGGCCGATGTCAACAACATGGAATATGACGCCCTTCAAAGACGCTTTCGAAGAGTCAACTCCACCAGTCTTATTCCCAGA CCTGAAGAGATGACCCGATTGCGGAGTCTGAACAGACAGCTTCAGATTGATATCGACTGTACCCTGAAGGAGACGGATCTACTGCAGTCTAGag GGAAGTTTGACCCAAAAGCAATAAACAACTTTTATGACAACATTCAGCCCGGTCCGGTTGTGCCGCCCAAGCCTGGGAGGAAAG gGAATCAAGGCCCCAAGCCAGTCCCGGAGCCCCAGAGGGACGAGGACTTCGAAGGCGCCCAGTGGAACTGTGAAAGCTGCACCTTCCTCAACCACCCTGCCCTCAACCGCTGTGAACAGTGTGAGATGCCGCGTTACACCTGA
- the nexn gene encoding LOW QUALITY PROTEIN: nexilin (The sequence of the model RefSeq protein was modified relative to this genomic sequence to represent the inferred CDS: deleted 1 base in 1 codon), translating into MTEVAQVAAVVAHDMDDVTNESELNMSDREEDTTQEEDDVAVDDDNAAEEKSEKTSQIEDKEPCDMNDEESGETDKTLVNGVNHEENTAEEKNECSEAVNGEEEDTETKEDADDDINEDQTISEVTLKKERLLRSRKLVARSYVPKLKDKGDVTGKFEAMQKAREERSRLRNKDEQQKRKEQYVKEREWSRRKQQIKELLASSDEEEEVKPAKVEKSYVPKITGSVKGKFAEMEKQRQDVERKKMEGERKKRETQDNMEKAKITKDLAKKASEDGDDTILVRVVPSKSSRPPGRIKVNFEDMEKNREEEVKKKVEEEKKRRYDENRLSFRDAKRRSVVQDEDEKPSDRVLVTPGKLKMTFEELEKERQEHRKKQAEEEAKRRLLDEKKAFKEARLGMGEDEEDTQSAEDDKEEVRPGKLRLSFEEVERQRVEEERKKAEEEYKRRMEEERRTFAEARRSMLVDEDDDVLMALLNLEGSKPGKICGSFEDLERQRREEEQKKAEEDAKKRLEEEKRLFAEARKSMSPGLDQENSAYGDETVLDEEGGMVKSESQEALHPRKLEMNFEELLKEKEEAERRRKAEERKKKREQEKEEFEQLRQEMGEDEVNESSDVVSKEYQELTKLKRTGSIQAKNLKSKFEKIKQLTEEDIQKKIEMERARRKAVDDEIKERESERFQEEDGEREATSVRAEESPFKQKVDMKARFQQMANAREEEERRRIEEQKLQRMQFEQQEIDAALQKKKDDDVEDEGSIINSSAAYEDEEDHARSGAPWFKKPLKNQSVVDSEPVRFTVKITGEPKPEVTWWFEGEMLQDCEDYQYIERGETSCLYLPETFPEDEGEYMCKAVNSRGTAASTCILTIETYDY; encoded by the exons ATGACTGAGGTGGCGCAGGTTGCGGCTGTAGTCGCCCACGACATGGATGATGTCACAAATGAAAGCGAACTCAACATGAGCGACAGGGAAGAGGATACGACACAGGAGGAAGATGACGTGGCGGTTGATGACGACAACGCAGCCGAGGAGAAAAGCGAGAAGACGTCACAGATAGAAGACAAAGAGCCTTGCGACATGAACGATGAAGAAAGTGGTGAGACTGACAAGACGCTTGTGAACGGTGTGAATCATGAAGAAAACACGGCCGAGGAGAAAAATGAATGCTCCGAAGCTGTTAATGGTGAagaagaggacacagagacaaaggaggATGCTGACGATGACATAAATGAAGACCAGACTATTTCTGAGGTGACGCTGAAGAAAGAG AGACTCCTCCGATCCAGAAAGCTGGTGGCCAGAAGCTATGTGCCAAAGCTGAAAGACAAGGGGGATGTGACGGGCAAGTTTGAGGCCATGCAGAAGGCCAGAGAGGAGCGCAGCAGGCTGAGGAACAAGGACGAGCAGCAGAAGAGGAAAGAACAATACGTCAAGGAGAGAGAGTGGAGTCGCAGGAAGCAGCAG ATAAAAGAACTGCTCGCTTCCagtgatgaggaagaagaggtgaaGCCAGCAAAGGTAGAAAAATCCTACGTCCCTAAAATCACAG GTAGTGTGAAGGGGAAGTTTgcagaaatggaaaaacaaagacaagacGTGGAAAGGAAgaagatggaaggagagagaaagaagagggaaaCCCAGGACAACATGGAAAAAGCCAAAATAACGAAAGATTTGGCTAAGAAAGCATCGGAG GATGGAGATGACACAATCCTGGTCCGGGTGGTTCCATCGAAGTCATCACGACCTCCAGGCAGAATCAAGGTGAACTTTGAGGACATGGAGAAGAATcgagaggaggaagtgaagaagaaggtagaggaagagaagaagagacggtACGATGAAAACAGACTCTCCTTCAGGGATGCCAAGCGGCGCTCGGTTGTCCAG GATGAAGACGAGAAGCCTTCAGACAGGGTGCTGGTGACTCCTGGAAAGCTGAAGATGACATTTGAAGagttggagaaggagagacaggagCACAGGAAGAAGCAGGCTGAGGAGGAAGCAAAGCGACGCCTGCTAGACGAGAAGAAAGCCTTCAAGGAGGCCAGGCTGGGAATG ggagaagatgaggaggacaCTCAGTCGGCTGAGGACGACAAGGAGGAGGTCCGACCTGGAAAACTGAGGTTGAGCTTTGAAGAGGTGGAAAGGCAGAGGGTCGAAGAAGAGCGCaagaaagcagaggaggagtACAAGAGACgaatggaggaggaaagaagaactTTCGCTGAAGCCAGGCGGAGCATG CTTGTAGATGAGGACGACGATGTGCTGATGGCCTTACTGAACCTGGAGGGCAGCAAGCCTGGGAAGATATGCGGCAGTTTTGAGGATCTGGAACgtcagagaagagaggaggagcagaagaaagcGGAGGAGGATGCCAAGAAGAGATTAGAAGAGGAGAAAAGGCTCTTTGCTGAGGCCCGCAAGAGCATG AGCCCTGGCCTGGATCAGGAAAATTCTGCATATGGAGATGAAACA GTACTAGATGAAGAAGGAGGGATGGTGAAGAGTGAATCCCAGGAAGCACTGCACCCCAGAAAGCTGGAGATGAACTTTGAAGAGCTactgaaagagaaggaggaagctgagaggagacGCAAGGCCGAGGAAcgcaaaaagaaaagggagcaggagaaggaggaattTGAACAACTCAGACAAGAGATGGGCGAG GATGAAGTGAATGAAAGCTCAGATGTT GTAAGCAAAGAGTATCAAGAACTGACCAAACTCAAGAGGACCGGCTCCATCCAGGCCAAGAACCTCAAGTCCAAATTTGAGAAGATCAAGCAACTGACTGAAGAGGACATTCAGAAAAagatagagatggagagagcaCGGAGGAAGGCCGTTGATGATGAAATTAAAGAGAGAGAATCGGAGAGGTTCCAGGAG GAGGATGGGGAAAGAGAAGCAACTTCAGTGAGGGCCGAAGAGTCACCATTCAAACAGAAGGTGGACATGAAAGCCAGATTTCAACAAATGGCTAAtgccagagaggaagaggagaggaggaggatagaagagcaGAAGCTGCAGAGGATGCAGTTTGAGCAGCAAGAGATTGATGCTGCCCTCCAAAAA AAGAAGGACGATGATGTGGAGGACGAGGGTAGCATCATCAACAGCTCTGCAGCctatgaagatgaggaggaccATGCCAGATCGGGGGCTCCGTGGTTTAAAAAGCCTCTTAAAAATCAATCAGTGGTGGACTCAGAGCCAGTTCGGTTCACCGTTAAGATCACAGGGGAGCCCAAGCCAGAGGTAACCTGGTGGTTTGAGGGAGAGATGCTCCAGGACTGTGAGGACTATCAGTACatagagagaggggagacgTCCTGCCTCTACCTGCCAGAGACCTTCCCGGAGGACGAGGGAGAGTACATGTGCAAGGCTGTGAACAGCAGAGGCACAGCAGCAAGTACCTGCATCCTCACAATAGAAA CCTATGACTACTGA